The following are encoded in a window of Numida meleagris isolate 19003 breed g44 Domestic line chromosome 11, NumMel1.0, whole genome shotgun sequence genomic DNA:
- the SLC6A8 gene encoding sodium- and chloride-dependent creatine transporter 1 isoform X1 produces the protein MDFIMSCVGFAVGLGNVWRFPYLCYKNGGGVFLIPYLLIVFVGGIPVFFLEVALGQFMKQGGIAAWNIAPLFKGLGLASMVIVFFCNSYYIMILVWGLFYLVHSLTDTLPWATCGHAWNTEQCAEFFHLELCRNASANASAAITALNVSCVDMANKRSPVIEFWENKVLRLSGDLSEPGEMNWQMILCLVTTWIIVYFCIWKGVKSTGKIVYFTALFPYVVLILLLVHGVTLPGALGGIVYYLKPDWSKLAEAQVWIDAGTQIFFSYAIGLGALTALGSYNRFHNNCYRDAYILAVINSSTSFFAGFVVFSVLGFMASEQGVDISKVAESGPGLAFIAYPKAVTLMPLSPLWATLFFFMLLVLGLDSQFVGVEGFITGILDLFPQPGAGSLRRELTAALCCLVCCLIDLSMVTQGGMYVFQLFDNYSASGITLLWQAFWECVVIAWVYGADRFMDDVARMIGYRPLPFMKWCWAVVTPLVCVPLTYNKTYVYPWWGDAIGWVLALSSMLCIPCTVIYKLLRCKGSLRERWQLLTTPIWGHHHLEYLTPEAEAKLLAPEPPKEKTTLFETVI, from the exons ATGGACTTCATCATGTCCTGCGTGGGCTTCGCCGTGGGGCTGGGCAACGTGTGGCGCTTCCCCTACCTGTGCTACAAGAACGGCGGAG GCGTCTTCCTCATCCCCTATCTGCTCATTGTCTTCGTGGGCGGCATCCCCGTCTTCTTCCTGGAGGTGGCCCTGGGGCAGTTCATGAAGCAGGGGGGCATCGCTGCGTGGAATATCGCTCCGCTCTTCAAAG gtCTGGGCTTGGCCTCCATGGTGATCGTCTTCTTCTGTAACTCCTACTACATCATGATCCTGGTGTGGGGGCTCTTCTACCTGGTACACTCGCTGACCGACACGCTGCCCTGGGCCACCTGCGGCCACGCGTGGAACACGGAGCAGTGCGCCGAGTTCTTCCACCTGGAGCTGTGCCGCAACGCCAGCGCCAATGCCAGCGCCGCCATCACCGCCCTCAACGTCAGCTGCGTCGACATGGCCAACAAGCGCTCACCTGTCATCGAGTTCTGGGA GAACAAGGTGCTGCGGCTGTCGGGGGACCTGAGCGAGCCGGGGGAGATGAACTGGCAGATGATCCTGTGCCTGGTCACCACCTGGATCATCGTCTACTTCTGCATCTGGAAGGGCGTCAAGTCAACCGGGAAG ATCGTCTACTTCACGGCGCTGTTCCCCTACGTGGtcctcatcctgctgctggtgcaCGGCGTGACGCTGCCCGGCGCGCTGGGTGGCATCGTCTACTACCTGAAGCCTGACTGGTCCAAGCTGGCCGAGGCACAG GTCTGGATCGATGCCGGCACTCAGATCTTCTTCTCCTACGCCATTGGGTTGGGCGCGCTGACGGCACTGGGCAGCTACAACCGCTTCCACAACAACTGCTACAG GGACGCCTACATCCTGGCCGTCATCAACAGCTCCACCAGCTTCTTCGCCGGCTTCGTCGTGTTCTCCGTGCTGGGCTTCATGGCCTCGGAGCAGGGCGTGGATATCTCCAAGGTGGCCGAATCGG GCCCCGGGTTGGCCTTCATCGCCTACCCCAAAGCCGTGACGCTGATGCCCCTGTCCCCGCTGTGGGCCACGCTCTTCTTCTTCATGCtcctggtgctggggctggacAGCCAG TTTGTCGGCGTGGAGGGTTTCATCACGGGCATCCTGGACCTGTTCCCCCAGCCGGGGGCCGGCTCGCTGCGCCGTGAGCTCACGGCCGCGCTCTGCTGCCTCGTCTGCTGCCTCATCGACCTCTCCATGGTGACACAG GGCGGCATGTATGTGTTCCAGCTGTTTGACAACTACTCGGCCAGCGGGATCACGCTGCTGTGGCAGGCCTTCTGGGAGTGTGTGGTCATCGCCTGGGTGTACG GCGCTGACCGCTTCATGGACGACGTGGCCCGCATGATCGGCTACCGGCCGCTGCCCTTCATGAAGTGGTGCTGGGCCGTGGTGACGCCGCTGGTCTGCGTG CCGCTGACGTACAACAAGACCTACGTGTACCCGTGGTGGGGCGATGCCATCGGCTGGGTCCTGGCGCTCTCCTCCATGCTCTGCATCCCCTGCACCGTCATCTACAAGCTCCTGCGCTGCAAAGGCTCCTTGCGCGAG CGCTGGCAGCTGCTGACCACGCCGATCTGGGGCCACCACCACCTGGAGTACCTGACGCCTGAGGCCGAAGCCAAGCTGCTGGCCCCGGAGCCCCCCAAGGAGAAGACGACGCTCTTCGAGACTGTGATCTGA
- the QARS gene encoding glutamine--tRNA ligase isoform X2, with protein MRLPGSATTRTAWPSWWGTSGGGRSAPTSSWAYLRSHPLEPLEPADFEQACGVGVRVSPEQIEEAVEAVVSRHREELLAERYRFNTGLLMAEARSRLQWADGKSIKNEVDLQVLHLLGPKTEADLEKKPKAAKARPAPVEKQKAPVVENGEVGTETKSLLEQLRGEALKFHKPGENYKTEGYVVTPNTMALLKQHLAVTGGQVRTRFPPEPNGILHIGHAKAINFNFGYAKANGGICFLRYDDTNPEKEEEKYFTAIREMVEWLGYQPYAVTHASDYFDQLYTWALELIRRGQAYVCHQKVEEIKGHNPPPSPWRDRPVEESLLLFEDMRKGKFGEGEATLRMKLVMEDGKMDPVAYRVKFTPHHRTGDKWCIYPTYDYTHCLCDSIEHITHSLCTKEFQARRSSYFWLCNTLDVYCPVQWEYGRLNLLYTVVSKRKIIRLVETGAVRDWDDPRLFTLTALRRRGFPPEAINNFCARVGVTVAQTTMEPHLLEACVRDVLNEQAPRAMAVLEPLKVTITNFPAPQAIDVLVPNFPADESRGFHKVPFQPIIYIEETDFKEEADRGYKRLALGQPAGLRHTGYVIAVQNVIKDAHGRVIELEVTCTKSDAAEKPKAFIHWVSEPKVCEVRLYERLFLHKNPEDPSEVPGGFLSDLNPDSLRVVDNALVDSSVLGAQPFDKFQFERLGYFSVDPDSTEGKLVFNRTVTLKEDPGKA; from the exons ATGCGGCTGCCCGGCTCCGCGACGACCCGGACCGCCTGGCCTTCGTGGTGGGGTACATCGGGCGGAGGGAGATCCGCACCGACCAGCAGCTGGGCG TACCTCCGCAGTCACCCGCTGGAACCGCTGGAACCGGCCGACTTCGAGCAGGCGTGCGGCGTGGGGGTGCGCGTCAGCCCCGAGCAGATCGAGGAGGCG GTGGAGGCCGTGGTCAGTCGGCACCgggaggagctgctggcggAGCGGTACCGCTTCAACACGGGGCTCCTGATGG CGGAGGCGCGGAGCCGGCTGCAATGGGCGGATGGGAAGAGCATCAAGAACGAGGTGGATCTGCAG GTGCTGCATTTGCTGGGACCAAAGACAGAAGCTGATctggaaaagaaaccaaag GCTGCCAAGGCCCGGCCGGCCCCGGTGGAGAAGCAGAAGGCGCCTGTGGTGGAGAATG GTGAGGTGGGCACAGAGACAAAGtcgctgctggagcagctgcgAGGAGAAGCCCTGAAATTCCACAAGCCAG GAGAGAACTACAAGACGGAGGGCTACGTGGTGACACCCAACACCATGGCTCTGCTGAAGCAGCACCTGGCGGTCACGGGTGGACAG GTGCGGACACGGTTCCCTCCTGAGCCCAATGGCATCCTGCACATCGGCCATGCGAAGGCAATCAACTTCAACTTTGGTTACGCCAAG GCCAATGGAGGCATCTGCTTCCTGCGCTACGATGACACCAACCCcgagaaggaggaagagaagtaCTTCACAGCCATCCGGGAGATGGTGGAGTGGCTTG GCTACCAGCCCTACGCTGTGACCCATGCCTCAGACTACTTTGACCAGCTCTACACCTGGGCTCTGGAGCTCATCCGCAG GGGACAGGCCTATGTTTGCCATCAGAAGGTTGAGGAGATCAAGGGCCACAACCCACCACCATCGCCGTGGCGGGACCGGCCCGTGGAGGAGTCACTACTGCTCTTTGAG GACATGCGAAAGGGCAAgtttggggagggggaggccACACTGCGGATGAAGCTGGTGATGGAGGATGGGAAGATGGACCCCGTTGCCTACCGTGTCAAGTTCACTCCACACCACCGCACCGGGGACAAATG GTGCATCTACCCCACATACGACTACACGCACTGCCTCTGCGACTCCATCGAGCACATCACGCACTCCCTCTGCACCAAGGAGTTCCAGGCCAG GCGCTCCTCCTACTTTTGGCTGTGCAACACGCTGGATGTGTACTGCCCTGTGCAGTGGGAGTACGGCCGCCTCAACCTGCTCTACACCGTTGTCTCCAAGAGGAAGATCATCCGCCTGGTGGAGACTGGGGCTGTGCG GGACTGGGATGACCCACGACTCTTCACGCTGACAGCCCTGCGCCGGCGAGGCTTCCCCCCTGAGGCCATCAATAACTTCTGTGCACGG GTCGGTGTGACGGTGGCCCAGACGACGATGGAGCCGCACTTGCTGGAGGCGTGTGTGAGGGATGTGCTGAATGAGCAGGCCCCCCGCgccatggctgtgctggagccccTCAAGGTCACCATCACCAACTTCCCGGCTCCCCAG GCAATTGATGTTCTCGTGCCCAACTTTCCTGCTGATGAGAGCCGGGGCTTCCACAAAGTGCCGTTCCAGCCCATCATCTACATCGAGGAGACCGACTTCAAGGAG GAGGCGGACAGGGGCTACAAGCGCCTGGCCCttgggcagccagcagggctgcgGCACACCGGCTACGTCATTGCCGTGCAGAACGTCATCAAG GATGCCCATGGGCGGGTCATTGAGCTGGAGGTGACCTGCACCAAGTCAGATGCAGCAGAAAAGCCCAAAGCCTTCATCCATTGGGTGTCAGAGCCGAAGGTGTGCGAAGTGCGGCTGTATGAGCGGCT GTTTTTGCACAAAAATCCCGAGGATCCTTCGGAGGTGCCGGGTGGATTCCTGAGCGACCTCAATCCC GACTCCCTGCGCGTGGTGGACAATGCCCTGGTTGACAGCTCCGTCCTCGGGGCACAGCCCTTCGATAAGTTCCAGTTTGAGCGCCTGGGCTACTTCTCGGTGGATCCTGACAGCACTGAGGGCAAG CTGGTTTTCAACCGGACGGTGACGCTGAAGGAGGACCCCGGCAAAGCCTGA
- the SLC6A8 gene encoding sodium- and chloride-dependent creatine transporter 1 isoform X2, which produces MDFIMSCVGFAVGLGNVWRFPYLCYKNGGGVFLIPYLLIVFVGGIPVFFLEVALGQFMKQGGIAAWNIAPLFKGLGLASMVIVFFCNSYYIMILVWGLFYLVHSLTDTLPWATCGHAWNTEQCAEFFHLELCRNASANASAAITALNVSCVDMANKRSPVIEFWENKVLRLSGDLSEPGEMNWQMILCLVTTWIIVYFCIWKGVKSTGKIVYFTALFPYVVLILLLVHGVTLPGALGGIVYYLKPDWSKLAEAQVWIDAGTQIFFSYAIGLGALTALGSYNRFHNNCYRDAYILAVINSSTSFFAGFVVFSVLGFMASEQGVDISKVAESGPGLAFIAYPKAVTLMPLSPLWATLFFFMLLVLGLDSQFVGVEGFITGILDLFPQPGAGSLRRELTAALCCLVCCLIDLSMVTQGGMYVFQLFDNYSASGITLLWQAFWECVVIAWVYGADRFMDDVARMIGYRPLPFMKWCWAVVTPLVCVGIFLFHVVNYKPLTYNKTYVYPWWGDAIGWVLALSSMLCIPCTVIYKLLRCKGSLRERWQLLTTPIWGHHHLEYLTPEAEAKLLAPEPPKEKTTLFETVI; this is translated from the exons ATGGACTTCATCATGTCCTGCGTGGGCTTCGCCGTGGGGCTGGGCAACGTGTGGCGCTTCCCCTACCTGTGCTACAAGAACGGCGGAG GCGTCTTCCTCATCCCCTATCTGCTCATTGTCTTCGTGGGCGGCATCCCCGTCTTCTTCCTGGAGGTGGCCCTGGGGCAGTTCATGAAGCAGGGGGGCATCGCTGCGTGGAATATCGCTCCGCTCTTCAAAG gtCTGGGCTTGGCCTCCATGGTGATCGTCTTCTTCTGTAACTCCTACTACATCATGATCCTGGTGTGGGGGCTCTTCTACCTGGTACACTCGCTGACCGACACGCTGCCCTGGGCCACCTGCGGCCACGCGTGGAACACGGAGCAGTGCGCCGAGTTCTTCCACCTGGAGCTGTGCCGCAACGCCAGCGCCAATGCCAGCGCCGCCATCACCGCCCTCAACGTCAGCTGCGTCGACATGGCCAACAAGCGCTCACCTGTCATCGAGTTCTGGGA GAACAAGGTGCTGCGGCTGTCGGGGGACCTGAGCGAGCCGGGGGAGATGAACTGGCAGATGATCCTGTGCCTGGTCACCACCTGGATCATCGTCTACTTCTGCATCTGGAAGGGCGTCAAGTCAACCGGGAAG ATCGTCTACTTCACGGCGCTGTTCCCCTACGTGGtcctcatcctgctgctggtgcaCGGCGTGACGCTGCCCGGCGCGCTGGGTGGCATCGTCTACTACCTGAAGCCTGACTGGTCCAAGCTGGCCGAGGCACAG GTCTGGATCGATGCCGGCACTCAGATCTTCTTCTCCTACGCCATTGGGTTGGGCGCGCTGACGGCACTGGGCAGCTACAACCGCTTCCACAACAACTGCTACAG GGACGCCTACATCCTGGCCGTCATCAACAGCTCCACCAGCTTCTTCGCCGGCTTCGTCGTGTTCTCCGTGCTGGGCTTCATGGCCTCGGAGCAGGGCGTGGATATCTCCAAGGTGGCCGAATCGG GCCCCGGGTTGGCCTTCATCGCCTACCCCAAAGCCGTGACGCTGATGCCCCTGTCCCCGCTGTGGGCCACGCTCTTCTTCTTCATGCtcctggtgctggggctggacAGCCAG TTTGTCGGCGTGGAGGGTTTCATCACGGGCATCCTGGACCTGTTCCCCCAGCCGGGGGCCGGCTCGCTGCGCCGTGAGCTCACGGCCGCGCTCTGCTGCCTCGTCTGCTGCCTCATCGACCTCTCCATGGTGACACAG GGCGGCATGTATGTGTTCCAGCTGTTTGACAACTACTCGGCCAGCGGGATCACGCTGCTGTGGCAGGCCTTCTGGGAGTGTGTGGTCATCGCCTGGGTGTACG GCGCTGACCGCTTCATGGACGACGTGGCCCGCATGATCGGCTACCGGCCGCTGCCCTTCATGAAGTGGTGCTGGGCCGTGGTGACGCCGCTGGTCTGCGTG GGCATCTTCTTGTTCCACGTGGTGAACTACAAGCCGCTGACGTACAACAAGACCTACGTGTACCCGTGGTGGGGCGATGCCATCGGCTGGGTCCTGGCGCTCTCCTCCATGCTCTGCATCCCCTGCACCGTCATCTACAAGCTCCTGCGCTGCAAAGGCTCCTTGCGCGAG CGCTGGCAGCTGCTGACCACGCCGATCTGGGGCCACCACCACCTGGAGTACCTGACGCCTGAGGCCGAAGCCAAGCTGCTGGCCCCGGAGCCCCCCAAGGAGAAGACGACGCTCTTCGAGACTGTGATCTGA
- the LOC110404958 gene encoding epidermal differentiation-specific protein-like produces the protein MNKITVYERADFEGLSREFTCDVPDLHELDFGDCIASLKVVGQPWIAYTQPKYEGEPHVFEEGEYAAVGRPNSFSALRLVHHDLLDPQITLYERPHLQGACKVVSEETNLAYGYFNDRVASHVVQRGVWLLYQHPNRGGWHCLAWPGERVDDYGAQLHFQARLSHLRPLRPGRPTVTAQLLWDQKRVEAEREVLVDEIVGVNETESEQALAAGSTREYSTTLWQSFHFSNSTSLRAGLSFTLAVEASNVFTVQKGRSESCTRRERSEVALPAKVPPRTQLTIHVLRKEVTLSVPVLLTITQNEAVRTEMGEYRSVSGTNVCARFSMRPLPAAGTGKEEQTGAAAGTEKAHSVGTEPGDNVGAEQVPTRC, from the coding sequence ATGAACAAGATCACGGTGTACGAGCGTGCCGACTTCGAGGGGCTGAGCCGTGAGTTCACCTGCGACGTGCCTGACCTGCACGAGTTGGATTTCGGCGACTGCATCGCCTCGCTGAAGGTGGTGGGGCAGCCCTGGATCGCCTACACCCAGCCCAAGTACGAGGGCGAGCCGCACGTCTTCGAGGAGGGCGAGTACGCGGCCGTGGGGCGGCCCAACAGCTTCTCGGCGCTACGCCTGGTGCACCACGACCTGCTGGACCCGCAGATCACCCTCTACGAGAGGCCTCACCTGCAGGGAGCCTGCAAGGTGGTCAGCGAGGAAACCAACTTGGCCTACGGGTACTTCAACGACCGCGTGGCCTCGCACGTGGTGCAGCGCGGGGTCTGGCTGCTCTACCAGCACCCCAACCGCGGTGGCTGGCACTGCTTGGCATGGCCCGGGGAGCGCGTGGACGACTACGGGGCGCAGCTGCACTTCCAGGCCCGGCTGTCCCACCTGCGCCCGCTGCGGCCCGGCCGCCCCACGGTCACCGCGCAGCTCCTGTGGGACCAGAAGCGCGTGGAGGCGGAGCGGGAGGTGCTGGTGGATGAGATCGTGGGGGTGAACGAGACCGAATCGGAGCAGGCACTGGCAGCCGGCAGCACGCGGGAGTACAGCACGACGTTGTGGCAGAGCTTCCATTTCAGCAACTCCACCAGCCTGCGGGCAGGGCTCTCCTTCACGCTGGCCGTGGAGGCCAGCAACGTGTTCACGGTGCAGAAGGGCCGCAGCGAGTCGTGCACGCGGAGGGAGCGCAGCGAGGTGGCCCTGCCCGCCAAGGTCCCGCCGCGCACGCAGCTCACCATCCACGTGCTGCGCAAGGAGGTGACGCTGTCAGTGCCCGTGCTGCTCACCATCACGCAGAACGAGGCGGTGCGCACCGAGATGGGGGAGTACCGCAGCGTGTCGGGCACCAATGTCTGCGCACGGTTCAGCATGAGGCCACTGCCCGCCGCGGGCACGGGGAAGGAGGAGCAGACAGGGGCTGCGGCGGGCACGGAGAAGGCGCACAGCGTGGGGACAGAGCCAGGGGACAATGTGGGTGCGGAGCAGGTGCCCACCAGGTGCTGA
- the QARS gene encoding glutamine--tRNA ligase isoform X1, which translates to MAAMAAAEEAEVLNLFTGIGLTEAKARETLRNAALSAQLRQAVLQARAALGSGLDKATGALLYNAAARLRDDPDRLAFVVGYIGRREIRTDQQLGAALQYLRSHPLEPLEPADFEQACGVGVRVSPEQIEEAVEAVVSRHREELLAERYRFNTGLLMAEARSRLQWADGKSIKNEVDLQVLHLLGPKTEADLEKKPKAAKARPAPVEKQKAPVVENGEVGTETKSLLEQLRGEALKFHKPGENYKTEGYVVTPNTMALLKQHLAVTGGQVRTRFPPEPNGILHIGHAKAINFNFGYAKANGGICFLRYDDTNPEKEEEKYFTAIREMVEWLGYQPYAVTHASDYFDQLYTWALELIRRGQAYVCHQKVEEIKGHNPPPSPWRDRPVEESLLLFEDMRKGKFGEGEATLRMKLVMEDGKMDPVAYRVKFTPHHRTGDKWCIYPTYDYTHCLCDSIEHITHSLCTKEFQARRSSYFWLCNTLDVYCPVQWEYGRLNLLYTVVSKRKIIRLVETGAVRDWDDPRLFTLTALRRRGFPPEAINNFCARVGVTVAQTTMEPHLLEACVRDVLNEQAPRAMAVLEPLKVTITNFPAPQAIDVLVPNFPADESRGFHKVPFQPIIYIEETDFKEEADRGYKRLALGQPAGLRHTGYVIAVQNVIKDAHGRVIELEVTCTKSDAAEKPKAFIHWVSEPKVCEVRLYERLFLHKNPEDPSEVPGGFLSDLNPDSLRVVDNALVDSSVLGAQPFDKFQFERLGYFSVDPDSTEGKLVFNRTVTLKEDPGKA; encoded by the exons ATGGCGGCGATGGCGGCGGCGGAGGAAGCGGAGGTGTTGAATTTGTTCACCGGCATCGGCCTGACCGAGGCCAAGGCCCGCGAGACGCTGCGCAACGCCGCGCTGAGCGCGCAGCTCCGCCAAGCCGTGCTGCAGGCCCGCGCCGCGCTGGGCTCCGGCCTGGATAAAGCCACCGGCGCTCTGCTGTACAATGCGGCTGCCCGGCTCCGCGACGACCCGGACCGCCTGGCCTTCGTGGTGGGGTACATCGGGCGGAGGGAGATCCGCACCGACCAGCAGCTGGGCG CCGCCCTGCAGTACCTCCGCAGTCACCCGCTGGAACCGCTGGAACCGGCCGACTTCGAGCAGGCGTGCGGCGTGGGGGTGCGCGTCAGCCCCGAGCAGATCGAGGAGGCG GTGGAGGCCGTGGTCAGTCGGCACCgggaggagctgctggcggAGCGGTACCGCTTCAACACGGGGCTCCTGATGG CGGAGGCGCGGAGCCGGCTGCAATGGGCGGATGGGAAGAGCATCAAGAACGAGGTGGATCTGCAG GTGCTGCATTTGCTGGGACCAAAGACAGAAGCTGATctggaaaagaaaccaaag GCTGCCAAGGCCCGGCCGGCCCCGGTGGAGAAGCAGAAGGCGCCTGTGGTGGAGAATG GTGAGGTGGGCACAGAGACAAAGtcgctgctggagcagctgcgAGGAGAAGCCCTGAAATTCCACAAGCCAG GAGAGAACTACAAGACGGAGGGCTACGTGGTGACACCCAACACCATGGCTCTGCTGAAGCAGCACCTGGCGGTCACGGGTGGACAG GTGCGGACACGGTTCCCTCCTGAGCCCAATGGCATCCTGCACATCGGCCATGCGAAGGCAATCAACTTCAACTTTGGTTACGCCAAG GCCAATGGAGGCATCTGCTTCCTGCGCTACGATGACACCAACCCcgagaaggaggaagagaagtaCTTCACAGCCATCCGGGAGATGGTGGAGTGGCTTG GCTACCAGCCCTACGCTGTGACCCATGCCTCAGACTACTTTGACCAGCTCTACACCTGGGCTCTGGAGCTCATCCGCAG GGGACAGGCCTATGTTTGCCATCAGAAGGTTGAGGAGATCAAGGGCCACAACCCACCACCATCGCCGTGGCGGGACCGGCCCGTGGAGGAGTCACTACTGCTCTTTGAG GACATGCGAAAGGGCAAgtttggggagggggaggccACACTGCGGATGAAGCTGGTGATGGAGGATGGGAAGATGGACCCCGTTGCCTACCGTGTCAAGTTCACTCCACACCACCGCACCGGGGACAAATG GTGCATCTACCCCACATACGACTACACGCACTGCCTCTGCGACTCCATCGAGCACATCACGCACTCCCTCTGCACCAAGGAGTTCCAGGCCAG GCGCTCCTCCTACTTTTGGCTGTGCAACACGCTGGATGTGTACTGCCCTGTGCAGTGGGAGTACGGCCGCCTCAACCTGCTCTACACCGTTGTCTCCAAGAGGAAGATCATCCGCCTGGTGGAGACTGGGGCTGTGCG GGACTGGGATGACCCACGACTCTTCACGCTGACAGCCCTGCGCCGGCGAGGCTTCCCCCCTGAGGCCATCAATAACTTCTGTGCACGG GTCGGTGTGACGGTGGCCCAGACGACGATGGAGCCGCACTTGCTGGAGGCGTGTGTGAGGGATGTGCTGAATGAGCAGGCCCCCCGCgccatggctgtgctggagccccTCAAGGTCACCATCACCAACTTCCCGGCTCCCCAG GCAATTGATGTTCTCGTGCCCAACTTTCCTGCTGATGAGAGCCGGGGCTTCCACAAAGTGCCGTTCCAGCCCATCATCTACATCGAGGAGACCGACTTCAAGGAG GAGGCGGACAGGGGCTACAAGCGCCTGGCCCttgggcagccagcagggctgcgGCACACCGGCTACGTCATTGCCGTGCAGAACGTCATCAAG GATGCCCATGGGCGGGTCATTGAGCTGGAGGTGACCTGCACCAAGTCAGATGCAGCAGAAAAGCCCAAAGCCTTCATCCATTGGGTGTCAGAGCCGAAGGTGTGCGAAGTGCGGCTGTATGAGCGGCT GTTTTTGCACAAAAATCCCGAGGATCCTTCGGAGGTGCCGGGTGGATTCCTGAGCGACCTCAATCCC GACTCCCTGCGCGTGGTGGACAATGCCCTGGTTGACAGCTCCGTCCTCGGGGCACAGCCCTTCGATAAGTTCCAGTTTGAGCGCCTGGGCTACTTCTCGGTGGATCCTGACAGCACTGAGGGCAAG CTGGTTTTCAACCGGACGGTGACGCTGAAGGAGGACCCCGGCAAAGCCTGA